From a single Oreochromis niloticus isolate F11D_XX linkage group LG3, O_niloticus_UMD_NMBU, whole genome shotgun sequence genomic region:
- the cyb5d1 gene encoding cytochrome b5 domain-containing protein 1: MIGRPRYFTPSEVAAHNTAEDLWVSFLGKVYDLSPLMSQYKGDVLLLPIMEFAGKDISSWFDPKTEDILKYVDPLTCCVAYYTPRGRFLHIPPTGPRSDWDNDIGQPWWRDSRYEVGLLSTKTRWIRIINTLTSQEQQMEVCSEETLNEILQRYLRYNSHARSYTWKYNGAVLDMNKTLSENNVPDNDLELEQLRLDRDAFTPAILLHYNDDLTEG; encoded by the exons ATGATAGGACGGCCCAGGTACTTCACTCCCTCGgaggtggcggctcacaacacgGCGGAGGACCTGTGGGTGTCCTTTCTGGGCAAAGTGTACGACCTGAGCCCGCTGATGAGCCAATACAAAG gTGATGTTCTGCTGTTGCCCATCATGGAGTTCGCAGGGAAGGACATCAGCAGCTGGTTTGACCCCAAAACTGAAGAC ATCCTGAAGTACGTGGACCCTCTGACCTGCTGTGTGGCGTACTACACCCCCAGGGGGCGTTTCCTGCACATCCCCCCCACCGGTCCGCGCTCCGACTGGGACAACGACATCGGACAGCCGTGGTGGAGAGATAGCCGATACGAGGTGGGGCTGCTGTCCACTAAAACCAGGTGGATACGAATCATCAACACGCTGACGTCACAGGAGCAGCAGATGGAG GTGTGCTCAGAGGAGACTCTGAACGAGATCCTGCAGCGCTACCTGCGATACAACTCGCATGCCCGCAGCTACACCTGGAAATATAACGGTGCCGTCCTGGACATGAACAAGACGCTGAGTGAGAACAATGTCCCAGACAATGACCTCGAGCTCGAACAGCTGCGTCTGGACCGAGACGCATTCACCCCCGCCATCCTCCTCCACTACAACGATGACCTCACCGAgggctga
- the plod3 gene encoding multifunctional procollagen lysine hydroxylase and glycosyltransferase LH3 isoform X1, whose product MSSCFLLCLLSLAFFQGAVWAEQRKLSPENLLVITVATEETDGYLRFMRTAREFNYTVKVLGLGEEWKGGDVARTVGGGQKVRWLKKEVQKHSEKTELVIMFVDSYDVIFASGPEELLSKFSRMGHKVIFSAEGFCWPDQRLASKYPEVRTGKRYLNSGGFIGYAPEISAIVQQWKYKDSDDDQLFYTRIYLDKTHRTKFNMTLDHRSRIFQNLNGAVDEVVLKFERAKVRARNVAYDTLPVVIHGNGPTKLQLNYLGNYVPTAWTYETGCGICDDDVLFFNEDEQMPLVYVAVFIEHATPFMEEFLERLSTLNYPKTRIRLFIHNNVVYHERHIQKFWERHRSLFPDARVVGPEENLKEDEARTMAVEVCKKDPECDYYFSIDSDVALTNPDILRILIEENKSVIAPMLSKHGKLWSNFWGALSPEGYYSRSEDYIEIVQGKRVGLWNVPYITQAYLLKGSMLRTKLSQVSLYMDEGGMDADMVFCRSIRDQVTQTFSFFSCKHSQSGLQKSSFVSSNDVVSLNICPQGVFMYVSNRDEFGRLVASSNFNTSRLHPDMWQIFDNPVDWKEKYVHENYSKIFEDEKKYVEQPCPDVYWFPAFSDKMCDHMVETMEDHGEWSGGTHKDERLAGGYENVPTVDIHMNQIGFEKEWLKFLKDYISPVTEKLYPGYYPRAQAIMNFVVRYRPDEQPLLRPHHDSSTFTINIALNRKDIDYEGGGCRFLRYDCKVESPRKGWSFMHPGRLTHYHEGLRVTKGTRYIMVSFVDP is encoded by the exons ATGTCCTCctgttttcttctctgcttGCTGTCTCTCGCCTTTTTCCAGGGCGCCGTGTGGGCCGAACAGCGGAAGCTTTCTCCAG AAAACTTGCTGGTCATCACCGTGGCAACAGAGGAGACGGATGGCTACCTGCGCTTCATGAGGACAGCCAGAGAGTTCAACTACACTGTgaag GTCCTGGGTCTGGGCGAGGAGTGGAAGGGAGGCGACGTGGCTCGGACGGTGGGTGGAGGTCAGAAGGTGAGATGGTTGAAGAAGGAGGTGCAGAAACACTCGGAGAAGACGGAGCTCGTCATCATGTTTGTGGACAG TTACGATGTGATCTTTGCATCGGGTCCTGAGGAGCTGCTGTCCAAGTTTTCCCGTATGGGTCACAAAGTTATTTTCTCAGCTGAGGGTTTCTGCTGGCCTGACCAGCGCCTGGCCTCCAAATACCCTGAGGTGCGTACTGGGAAACGCTACCTGAACTCAGGAG GGTTCATCGGCTATGCTCCAGAGATCAGTGCAATTGTCCAGCAGTGGAAGTACAAAGACAGCGATGACGACCAActtttctacaccaggatctaCCTGGACAAGACGCACAGG ACCAAGTTTAACATGACCCTGGATCATCGATCCCGGATCTTCCAAAACCTTAACGGAGCTGTTG ATGAGGTCGTCTTGAAATTTGAGAGGGCAAAGGTCAGAGCAAGGAACGTCGCCTACGACACGCTTCCTGTTGTTATCCATGGCAACGGACCCACCAAG ctgcagctgaacTACCTCGGTAACTACGTCCCCACAGCATGGACCTATGAAACCGGCTGTGGGATCTGCGACGATGACGTGCTCTTCTTTAACGAG gaTGAACAGATGCCTCTGGTCTACGTCGCTGTTTTCATCGAACACGCAACTCCCTTCATGGAGGAGTTCTTGGAGCGCCTGTCCACTCTGAACTACCCAAAAACGAGGATTCGCCTCTTCATCCACAACAAC GTCGTGTACCACGAGCGTCACATCCAGAAGTTCTGGGAGCGTCACAGGTCTCTGTTCCCAGACGCCCGGGTTGTCGGACCAGAGGAGAACCTGAAGGAGGACGAAGCCAGAACCATGGCTGT cgAGGTGTGTAAGAAGGATCCAGAGTGCGACTACTACTTCAGCATCGACTCCGATGTGGCTTTGACGAACCCCGACATCCTGAGGATCCTGATAGAGGAGAACAA gtCTGTCATAGCACCCATGCTGTCCAAACACGGAAAGCTGTGGAGTAACTTCTGGGGCGCTCTAAGCCCTGAAGGATACTACTCCAGATCTGAAGATTACATCGAGATCGTCCAGGGCAAGAGGGT AGGTCTGTGGAATGTGCCGTACATCACTCAGGCCTACCTGCTCAAAGGCAGCATGCTGCGGACTAAACTGTCCCAGGTGAGCCTGTATATGGACGAAGGGGGCATGGATGCTGACATGGTGTTCTGCAGGAGCATTCGAGACCAGGTAACACAGACGTTCTCATTTTTTAGCTGTAAGCACAGTCAGAGTGGATTACAAAAAAGTTCTTTTGTAAGCAGTAATGATGTTGTTTCATTGAACATATGTCCACAGGGAGTCTTCATGTATGTGTCCAACCGTGACGAATTTGGCCGTTTGGTGGCCTCGTCCAATTTCAACACGTCCAGGCTCCACCCAGACATGTGGCAGATCTTTGACAACCCTGTG GACTGGAAGGAGAAGTATGTCCACGAAAACTACTCCAAGATCTTTGAAGATGAGAAGAAGTATGTAGAGCAG CCCTGTCCAGATGTTTACTGGTTTCCAGCTTTCTCAGACAAAATGTGTGACCATATGGTAGAAACCATGGAAGACCATGGCGAGTGGTCTGGTGGAACGCACAAG GATGAGCGTCTGGCTGGCGGTTATGAAAATGTCCCAACTGTGGATATCCACATGAACCAGATCGGCTTTGAGAAGGAGTGGCTCAAGTTCCTCAAAGATTATATTTCCCCTGTCACTGAGAAACTCTATCCTGGCTACTACCCCAGG GCTCAAGCCATTATGAACTTTGTGGTGCGTTACCGTCCAGATGAGCAACCGTTATTGCGGCCACATCATGACTCCTCCACCTTCACTATCAACATTGCCCTGAACAGGAAGGACATTGACTACGAG GGTGGAGGTTGCAGGTTCCTGCGGTACGACTGTAAGGTGGAGTCTCCTAGGAAGGGCTGGTCCTTCATGCACCCAGGTCGACTGACGCACTACCACGAAGGCCTACGCGTCACCAAAGGGACCAGATACATCATGGTGTCCTTTGTCGACCCCTAA
- the plod3 gene encoding multifunctional procollagen lysine hydroxylase and glycosyltransferase LH3 isoform X2, with the protein MSSCFLLCLLSLAFFQGAVWAEQRKLSPENLLVITVATEETDGYLRFMRTAREFNYTVKVLGLGEEWKGGDVARTVGGGQKVRWLKKEVQKHSEKTELVIMFVDSYDVIFASGPEELLSKFSRMGHKVIFSAEGFCWPDQRLASKYPEVRTGKRYLNSGGFIGYAPEISAIVQQWKYKDSDDDQLFYTRIYLDKTHRTKFNMTLDHRSRIFQNLNGAVDEVVLKFERAKVRARNVAYDTLPVVIHGNGPTKLQLNYLGNYVPTAWTYETGCGICDDDVLFFNEDEQMPLVYVAVFIEHATPFMEEFLERLSTLNYPKTRIRLFIHNNVVYHERHIQKFWERHRSLFPDARVVGPEENLKEDEARTMAVEVCKKDPECDYYFSIDSDVALTNPDILRILIEENKSVIAPMLSKHGKLWSNFWGALSPEGYYSRSEDYIEIVQGKRVGLWNVPYITQAYLLKGSMLRTKLSQVSLYMDEGGMDADMVFCRSIRDQGVFMYVSNRDEFGRLVASSNFNTSRLHPDMWQIFDNPVDWKEKYVHENYSKIFEDEKKYVEQPCPDVYWFPAFSDKMCDHMVETMEDHGEWSGGTHKDERLAGGYENVPTVDIHMNQIGFEKEWLKFLKDYISPVTEKLYPGYYPRAQAIMNFVVRYRPDEQPLLRPHHDSSTFTINIALNRKDIDYEGGGCRFLRYDCKVESPRKGWSFMHPGRLTHYHEGLRVTKGTRYIMVSFVDP; encoded by the exons ATGTCCTCctgttttcttctctgcttGCTGTCTCTCGCCTTTTTCCAGGGCGCCGTGTGGGCCGAACAGCGGAAGCTTTCTCCAG AAAACTTGCTGGTCATCACCGTGGCAACAGAGGAGACGGATGGCTACCTGCGCTTCATGAGGACAGCCAGAGAGTTCAACTACACTGTgaag GTCCTGGGTCTGGGCGAGGAGTGGAAGGGAGGCGACGTGGCTCGGACGGTGGGTGGAGGTCAGAAGGTGAGATGGTTGAAGAAGGAGGTGCAGAAACACTCGGAGAAGACGGAGCTCGTCATCATGTTTGTGGACAG TTACGATGTGATCTTTGCATCGGGTCCTGAGGAGCTGCTGTCCAAGTTTTCCCGTATGGGTCACAAAGTTATTTTCTCAGCTGAGGGTTTCTGCTGGCCTGACCAGCGCCTGGCCTCCAAATACCCTGAGGTGCGTACTGGGAAACGCTACCTGAACTCAGGAG GGTTCATCGGCTATGCTCCAGAGATCAGTGCAATTGTCCAGCAGTGGAAGTACAAAGACAGCGATGACGACCAActtttctacaccaggatctaCCTGGACAAGACGCACAGG ACCAAGTTTAACATGACCCTGGATCATCGATCCCGGATCTTCCAAAACCTTAACGGAGCTGTTG ATGAGGTCGTCTTGAAATTTGAGAGGGCAAAGGTCAGAGCAAGGAACGTCGCCTACGACACGCTTCCTGTTGTTATCCATGGCAACGGACCCACCAAG ctgcagctgaacTACCTCGGTAACTACGTCCCCACAGCATGGACCTATGAAACCGGCTGTGGGATCTGCGACGATGACGTGCTCTTCTTTAACGAG gaTGAACAGATGCCTCTGGTCTACGTCGCTGTTTTCATCGAACACGCAACTCCCTTCATGGAGGAGTTCTTGGAGCGCCTGTCCACTCTGAACTACCCAAAAACGAGGATTCGCCTCTTCATCCACAACAAC GTCGTGTACCACGAGCGTCACATCCAGAAGTTCTGGGAGCGTCACAGGTCTCTGTTCCCAGACGCCCGGGTTGTCGGACCAGAGGAGAACCTGAAGGAGGACGAAGCCAGAACCATGGCTGT cgAGGTGTGTAAGAAGGATCCAGAGTGCGACTACTACTTCAGCATCGACTCCGATGTGGCTTTGACGAACCCCGACATCCTGAGGATCCTGATAGAGGAGAACAA gtCTGTCATAGCACCCATGCTGTCCAAACACGGAAAGCTGTGGAGTAACTTCTGGGGCGCTCTAAGCCCTGAAGGATACTACTCCAGATCTGAAGATTACATCGAGATCGTCCAGGGCAAGAGGGT AGGTCTGTGGAATGTGCCGTACATCACTCAGGCCTACCTGCTCAAAGGCAGCATGCTGCGGACTAAACTGTCCCAGGTGAGCCTGTATATGGACGAAGGGGGCATGGATGCTGACATGGTGTTCTGCAGGAGCATTCGAGACCAG GGAGTCTTCATGTATGTGTCCAACCGTGACGAATTTGGCCGTTTGGTGGCCTCGTCCAATTTCAACACGTCCAGGCTCCACCCAGACATGTGGCAGATCTTTGACAACCCTGTG GACTGGAAGGAGAAGTATGTCCACGAAAACTACTCCAAGATCTTTGAAGATGAGAAGAAGTATGTAGAGCAG CCCTGTCCAGATGTTTACTGGTTTCCAGCTTTCTCAGACAAAATGTGTGACCATATGGTAGAAACCATGGAAGACCATGGCGAGTGGTCTGGTGGAACGCACAAG GATGAGCGTCTGGCTGGCGGTTATGAAAATGTCCCAACTGTGGATATCCACATGAACCAGATCGGCTTTGAGAAGGAGTGGCTCAAGTTCCTCAAAGATTATATTTCCCCTGTCACTGAGAAACTCTATCCTGGCTACTACCCCAGG GCTCAAGCCATTATGAACTTTGTGGTGCGTTACCGTCCAGATGAGCAACCGTTATTGCGGCCACATCATGACTCCTCCACCTTCACTATCAACATTGCCCTGAACAGGAAGGACATTGACTACGAG GGTGGAGGTTGCAGGTTCCTGCGGTACGACTGTAAGGTGGAGTCTCCTAGGAAGGGCTGGTCCTTCATGCACCCAGGTCGACTGACGCACTACCACGAAGGCCTACGCGTCACCAAAGGGACCAGATACATCATGGTGTCCTTTGTCGACCCCTAA
- the LOC100702357 gene encoding putative protein TPRXL yields the protein MNSSAPPPPSSSSSSPASTSTSIRAGKQTQLNSSSSSHPTPPFTLSLGSPELQAEFLKECRNKFKTHSDDGESSGVSSTTSPVASPFSLTPSSSPSSSSSTSPSPGFKDRQARLSLSLSSPELLSELKESKNRSLRHVPAQKGMTTVFSGRGRGSRQAADSTTPTKPANPRVSR from the exons ATGAATTCTTCAGCAccacctcctccatcatcatcatcatcatcaccggCATCAACATCTACCTCAATCAGAGCTGGGAAACAAACCCAGCTGAACTCCTCTTCATCTTCTCACCCTACTCCTCCTTTTACTCTGTCTCTCGGAAGTCCTGAGCTGCAAGCAGAGTTTCTAAAAG AGTGTCGGAACAAGTTTAAGACTCACAGCGACGACGGTGAATCCAGCGGGGTTTCCTCCACCACCTCCCCTGTGGCCTCCCCCTTCAGCCTCACTccttcctcctccccctccagTTCATCATCCACCTCACCATCCCCTGGCTTCAAGGACAGACAAG CTCGtctgtcactgtcactgtcCAGCCCCGAGCTTCTTTCTGAACTGAAGGAATCCAAAAACCGCTCCCTCCGACACGTCCCCGCGCAAAAGGGAATGACCACCGTTTTCTCAGGGCGAGGAAGAGGATCAAGACAG gCTGCTGACTCCACTACACCCACCAAACCAGCCAATCCGAGGGTTTCTCGCTGA